The Musa acuminata AAA Group cultivar baxijiao chromosome BXJ3-6, Cavendish_Baxijiao_AAA, whole genome shotgun sequence region CTATCAATCGATAATGAATTCATGTAGTGTTTATTCTATCAACTAACTAATAACTTCTCttcatttatgaaaaataattggCATTCATCTGGCAAGTCCGACAAAACAAAGAACATCACTGGCATGCGATATGTAACGTATCATGGAGGGCATGATGAATGATGCCACATTGCAAATTGATCTAAAACAAAGAGAACATTTTTATGTAACAAAATATCCTATTGAAGTATGAGGTCTGCATTCGGCCAGGTGTGTCACCTGATTTTGGTCCTCACTTAGTCCAGGACTCGAGTCTCAGTCGCCTTTGTGCTAAGAACAAGAAGAGAAAGAAGCCATGAGAACAGATGTGAATGGCTGTCTGCAGCATTGGGTAGCGCTTATCCGAAGACTCATTCAAGATGATGACAGTTTGGTTGTGCCTGTAAGCTGCAGAGAGTACTGATTCATGATTGCACATGGATTAGCGGTGGAAATGGCAGCGGCTGGCAAAATAATAGAAGTAACTTATGGTTGTAGTAATTCTTAGAAAGCTTGTGTTGATtaagaaatatttcagaacatgtcCAATAAGAGTGGCTATCAGCCCAAGTAGGTCTTCTTCCTAAGCAAATCTAAACACCATTACAGTTCTTGCACCTCCATCTCTAAATTAATAGAAAGAGAATCCCTAATTTATTCTCTGAATCAACAGCTATACATTCATCACAGATAAACTCATTAAATCATTGCCAGAAACAAAGGATGACGGATGATAAATACACAAAGATGAAACAAATTGAGATGATCAATTTTACATTTTGTGATTCTTATGTTCGTGTGATAAGATAGAGTCAATACTTGTTGGATGATTTACAAAGATTTACAGTGAACGTAGCTCTGCGTATCGAAAAACAATGCAAGTTTTCTATTGACAATATCAAATTTTGCCATCTCCGCAGAGGTAATCGCAAGCAAGAGCTATCATAGTAAGCAAAACAATTAACATAAATCACCAAGAAATTCAAAAAACAGGGATtaataaaagaaatgcaaacgtcGCAGCAACGTGCTTAAGGTTGAGACAAAAGGAATGCGAACATACCTGGCAAAAACATCGCGGTTGAGACAACATCGGTTCCGTTGGACTGGTCTGACTCCCAATCTGCAGGTGGGAGGAGAGAGGAGGACGGGATTTAATCAGCGGATGCGGCCAGATGAAACTTCAATTAGGCGATCAAGTGGGTTCGAGAATGCAACCTATGAACCCTAAGAGGAAGGTTTTCTTGGGCCGGGCCGCGTCCATTGGATTACGACGGTGAGACTTGGGATCCGTCATAACAATATAACGATCACCCAAAACCGTTAAAGGTAGATACATTATAGGTTTCCTAAATTACATATAATAAACTATTTATGTGAAATGCTAACGtaagaaatacaaaaaaaatattagagaCGTGAATAGAAACATATTTGGAAACATAATTCTCATTGCGATGGTTTGGATTTTATAACTATTAttcttttaagaaaaaattatttaataactGAATTCTAAAGTGACTAAAGCTTTAGAGAAATTTTCAAGTGAAGAGTTACTAAATTCTTTCATCCCTACATTGACGATTCCTCTCTGCACATCCAAAATAGTAAGGTTCTCATTCCTTCTTGCATGAGAAAAATTGGATTAAGAAGAAGCAAAATATTTCACAACAACATGAAGGTCCCAACGAAAAGGAATATGTCCCttcagaagaaaagaaaaaaagacttaTAAATGTGTTGTAGTCAAGTGATTTTACATTCAATAGGGCCTTATAAATGGCATGAGATTCAGCATGGAAGCTATTGTGTAGATCTGCATAAAAATATTGATAAAAGTAGGCTAGTGAAAGATCGATAGGTTGTCAATCCTCATTTAATTTAGATCGATTTAATGTGATTTTGAATTgatttgacttattcaagtttaaATTATGCTAGTTTAGAATAGTTTCAGACCAATTAAACGAGAATTATATATCAATTCAATAAGGTTCTAATTAAATCAAGTTTAATTAGAGCGAAAGTTAAATGGTGGAACAGCCTTTTAAGTCTTTGATTAAGAAAAtgagaagagaagaaggatgTCTAACATCCTACCCATCAAAGTGggtattgtcatttgtttattccAGACAAGACCTAATAGTCGTTCGGTTCTATATAAACTTCTGCTGTACTGATGCTGAAAGATGACCTTAGTGAAAATGGGCTTTGAAAGATACCGAAACGAATTGGAATTCAtgattgattgattatatttgGTCAGGAAAGATTTCACATCTACACCCATTAACTACAATTTCAAGTTTAGAGCTTAGATTTAAACTTTATGAGAATATATTCGATGAAAAGGTAATCATTGTTCCTGAGGGTGGACCTTAAACCAGATGGAAAATGGAAGGGAATGATGGTTGCTTTACTTAATATCATTCCTGTTCTTCCAAATGAACCTTATAGAGAGGTAGCAATAAAAGTAGAGGACTGTCTGTCCTAATCTTTTTCCTCCTTTAACCAGCCATCAATCAGGACATTCGTGCATGAAAGTAAACTGAGAACCTAGCTTAGATTAAAGGAGGTCCCAATAGGTTTTGGCAAAGTTACAAGAGAACAAAATGTGTTCACCAGAATTAACCTCACCTTGGCACACACAACAATAGTCTATATAAATCACATTTGAAGGGCACAAGGAGTCTACCCCAAAAGAGTTTTCAAAGAAATACTTTGACTTTTAGAAGATTGCCGATCTAATGAAGGACAGAAGCAAATTCACAGTTGATAAAAGTCCGTTGACAAAGATGTTGTAAGTGCGCGATGACCATCCAGTTCGAGTTTACTTTTCAACTAACATCATCATCAGAGAATGGAGCCGTTCTCTTCATGCATAAATATTGTTAACTTGGATGGCTCACTTGCAACTACTGCTCAATGAAGATTTTCTTGAAGATGATGCATGCCCCAGTACAGCTTCATCCACAAGAGAAATGATCAAAAGAGGACAGCCATTGAAAATTGTGAAAGATGAACAATTCTCTTGATGGAAGATTGTCTACCATGTTTCTGAGATTGACAGCAACATGCCTTGAAGACTTCAATTGACCCATCAGGCAGCAAGGTTAGACTAATGTATTATCCACACATGAAGCAGCAAAAGTCAGATGGCATGCATGTCTGTGGATCAGTTATTGTCATAATTTACCAGGAAAGCAGAACTGTCAGTGTCAAATTTATTTCAAAGATGTGGGTATTGCATGATGAACATGCTTGTTGACCTGGTTTCTGATATCAAGATTGGTCAACCTTTTCTCTAGACAGTTTCCAACACCAACAAGTATGGGACTGCAGGATGTATCATTGAAATGCTTGGTCATAGTCATAGTTCATCAGAATATTCCTGTTACCTCAATCAGTTTGTGATCTTGAAATGTTGACTTTTACCCTGAGCTGTGCAACTCACTTTGCAATGCATAAACTGGGACAGAACATCCAGCAAATTTGTTGCTTGGAAGTTCTCCAAGTTGAATGATAGATGAAAGAACAAAGGCTAGTTTGCGCCTTCATATAGCATATTTGATCAAGAAAGAATGAGAGAGCCTCATTGCAAGTCACAAATTATTTTATGGAGTAAACAAAAGGTCGAGGGGGAAACGAAGAACAAGTCCAAATGGGAAGAGAATGAGATACatattaagaagaagaagaagaagaagaagaagaaatattggAGCTTGGTTACTTTGAACCATGGAGCTTTGGGAAGAACCAAGATGACAATTTCCTTTCTATTTCTGAAGCTGCTACTTTTCCTGTACAGTGTGCTTCACCCCCCAAAATTTATGCTCTCCAAAGCTTGATTGTTATGAAAGAGCTGATCTCAGAATTATCCTGCACCCATTCTGTATATTATCTACGCACAGGACCTCCACATTCTTCCTTCCAAGGAGATGATTATGATGGAAACATCATCGTGATACTTTCGTCTATCTCCTTGCGGAACATCAAGCAATTGATTGAACTCCATCCCTGCAGTCGTCGGTCGCAAGGCATCCAGAATTCTGATTAATAATTCCATACGATTATGTGCAATGATCGACCATATCTGATGGGAATTCGGATCATACCAGCTTTATCTGCAGCTCGGTAGAGGACTTCTTCCACGAGGTATTGAGCAGGATCGCCGTCGGGGTTTGTCGCAGTGAACATCTCTACTTGGCTGACCACCTCTTCGTTCGTGAAGTATTGGTAGAGACCATCGGATGAGAGTATAAGGTATTTATCTTTGGGGCCAATCCGGTGGTAGCAGAGAAATGGATTGCAGGTGATGTAAGGTGATGTCCCCCTGTAGTCGATCTTGAATGCCCCCAACAGGGCGTTGTTCCACTTTGGCTGCAGACAGTGAAACAGAGGCATGAGAGGAGACAGGAGGAATAAGAAGATACTCCGAGATCTATATATCAACCTGCTTTAGATAGCCGGCACCGAAAGCCCTGGTCACCTTCAATGATCCCTTCACCCGGTTGTTGACGATGGCACCGGGGTCATCAGGATGTTCATTTCGGATTCTTCGTACTTCCTGAATCACAACGAGCACGAGCATGTTACATCTACAAACACGGGATCATCAAACATGGAGACGATATGCGGTTGCAGTGGTAGCGCTCCTTACCTCGTCATTGCAGGTGCTGTGATCCAAGGTGAGCTGCACGGCGAGTAAATCACCGTCATCGTATGATTCAAGATAACGTAGAGTCTCGTTCCTGATGGATTCCAGATCTTGGGTCGCTTGCCCCACCAAGTTCCAGAGATCAGACTCCGCTCTCCTGGCCAGAACGGCGCAACTGTCGCCGACGTTCATCAGATACACGTCCTCGCCCCTCATCAGCATCACAAGAACACATGATCCCATCAGTGCCAGCTCCGGGTTCGCAGACACCATCGTGTTGGCCATATGCAGATAGGCCTCCTCTGTTTTCCTGAGAGCTCTGGAAATCGCCTTCAGTACTGCCCTGTGGTCGACCGCGCCGCCGGTGCTCGACTGTGTCGGTTGTTCCTTCAACCGCCTGTTTGTTTCCGAAGCCTCTCCATCGCAGGCCATGCTGCGTTCGCTCCTCTTAATCCTCCTGCTCTGCTGTCCTTCCTCGCAACAAGTATCGTCGAGCTCCTGCGAGGTGTCGGTGGAAGTCTCACGGGTGTTTTGCGGGTCGTCCCAGAGCAGCCCCTTGAGCTCCCGTTGGATGGCCGGATAGAGATTGGCGAGGAGGTAATCGGTGGCGTCGGGGCCATTGAAGCCGTCGTAGATGCCGACGAAAACCCAACCATGCTCCTCCGATACGACGACATGCGTTCTGTCCTCACCGGCCTTGCCCTGAGCCCAGTGGAGGTTGCCGTTCGTGCCATCCGACGAATCGGATTCATCCCCGATGCAGTCGAAGCTCATCTGATCGTTGCCGCTGCTGTTGATGGTGGTGGAGTTGCTGCTGGGATCGGCGGCCGAGTCGAGGTTGGCGATGAGGTTGGGAACTCTGCCGCCTTCGGGTTTCGTAGAGGTCTCGCGGGGCGTGGCTACACAGCTGAACCTGGTGGCGGTTCTGGAGAGGTACTTGGTAAAGCGGCGGATGAGGGCAGGCGCAGTGCGGCTGTGACGGGCGGCCCGGCGGATTGCGAGGCGCTGGGATAGGCTGCGATAGAAGTGACcggaggaggacgacgaggaaGGGAGGCGGTCGAGCGGACCGGAGAAGACACAGGAAGTGCGTTGGTTCTCGATAGGGCCAGAATGGAATCCCCGATCGAGGTGACCCGAGCTGAAATAGTGGCGGTCGGATCCGATGGGGCCGGAGAGCGAACCGGAGTGTCGGGGTTGCAGAGGGACCGAGGCGAAGGAGGAGGAGCTCTCAAAGGAGGCGGCGGAGGAGCAGGCCAGCTCGTTGCGAAGAACGAGCGGCGCGGTGGAGAGAGGGGTGGCGGCGTTGGCGCTCACGGATGCACCGGAGATGGACCGGAACATGGTGGTGCCTGTGGCGGCGCCCTCATCAGAGTGGTAGacgcgagaggaggaggaggcgtcgGAGCCGTAGTTAGCGAGGTGGGGCACGTCAGGGCCGACGTAGACAAAGGAGTGCCCAAGGCCCTCATCGACGGGCTCCGACGCCATCGCGGCCGCAGAGGCGGAGTCAGCGGCGCCGACGGGGCGACCGTCGCCGTAGAAGCAGGGCGCCAACGTCACCAGGCGGTTGCCCATCGCAGAGACGGAAGAAAACAGTTCTGGACACGGGATCACGGCAAGAAAAGGGGCATCGAGAGTTCTGAGAACGAGCAAGGGAAAGAGAGGTGCGAAGAATGATGGAGGGTTGACTTTGTGCAGGGGAAGACGGCAAGGGGCGAGGAGTTGAATTTTCGAATCTATTCGTTTGCTTTTCTAAACAAAATGTCAGGAAATCTCGCCCTTGTGGCGTTGACATGGAGATAGATGGGTTGCCATCATTTCATTGGGCTCACATAAGAAGCAGCTCTCGGGGAGCGACGGGGATTAATCAACGCAATAATTAAGAGAGGGGCGTGTAATTAAATGGTGGAAGATGGGAAGTCAAACCACAAGCGGGGATTCCTATGAAACCCGGGGGCTTTGAAAACCGTGCCCTGCGGGGCCCCTCGTCTGCAACGACAGTTGACTCCGACGTGTCGAGTAGAGAGGCGAGTTTTGTTGGATACCGTATTTATCTCGGATCCACCTCGAACTCGAGCCTGAGCTCTCGTGGGAGGCGTCGAGAACGATCTTTTCTTGTGCTTTACGAACGAACACCTTAATGAACTACGCCAAATTGCTTGGTTAGGACTGATGACCCGACATCGACAACGATCCAAACCTACTATCTGCGGTTAGCATCAATGCAATAGTTCTGTTTTGGTGGCAGCAATAATAAACAACAGCCCAGATTTCTTCCCATCTGACACTGATGATGACATCCTCCTCAAGGCATCTTACAATGAATGGCAGCCGGTGTTCCTGCGGGGAATCCGATACTCTTTAATTTGCATTAGCTCTAGCAGGGCATCCGATCATGCTCATagatcatcaatgctatttatttACGGTTTCAAAAATTGATCATCCACCTGTAGATGTGAGCACAGGGAAAAGAGATTCAAGTTCTTCTGGGGAGATTTATCTGAGCTGCATGCAGAAATCATCTCAGCTGTTGCATCCCCTTCAGGATTGTCTGTCACATTTCAAACCCAAATTTATAGCTGTTTATTCTGAAATAAGAAGATTTCATGGTCAATTTTGACTCCATCATTATATAATCTATCTTACGAGGAGCAGCTTCGAGGTTTATCCTTAGATGACAAGTCCAGTCTTGGATTCTATTCTATGTTTACAATATGATAGCAAAACTCAGATGATGACGTTTAGAGATTCCAGAAAGCTGGCTGAGACCCATCCGTCTATGTCAGGCTTCAGGTAAGTATGGGCCAAAATCACACCTCACATCTTAGGCCCATTAAATCATGGGTTGGGCCTCACTCCGATCTACTTATGGTCCACCGCTCCTCTCGTACGCATCCGACGCTCACTGTCGACACGAACAACGCCAAGGAAGTATCCCTTTCTGATACTTACTTGACAAGTCAACGCCTACGCGTCCAAAAACCTCTCCCGTCCGGTTGACCAAAACGTTGACAAAAAAATGTTCAGTGGATCAGATCAGATCAGATGATGCGTACCATTTTGGTCCGTCTCATGCGGCGAGAACAGAGGCTGCGACAGCATACGGTGTCGACAGGGGCAAAGCGATGCCATTAGCTGTTTGGTTGTTGAGATGCGTTGGAATGCCGCCATAAAATGTTGTTGTGAAAAGAATAGAACAATAAATATCAACCAAGTTGGTTCGATTAAATGAAACGGACGATCGCGATCAAAAGAAGGGACTAGATGGACGGTCGGATGATACCCAACACCACAGCCGTGTCAAAGTCCGAGCACATGTGATAAGAAGAAGAAATATAATAATTGAATTAAATTTGGAAGAAATAGGAAAGAAAGGGAAGTGAAGGGACGGGAATCATTTAGCGTCAGCGCGGCAGTCTCCTCTtctcttcccttttcttctctgTTCTGCTGGTGCCGAGTTGAAGATTCAACACCGCCCGCCACAGTAAAAGTAATCTCCACCACAGTACCTTCTTCTTCTAGTCTTTACCCTAAATCCGCAATCGATTGCTTTCCTCCTCGTTAATCGCGCGTTACGTTACGTTTGCAACTGATCTGTTTGTTTCGGAGATGAAATCACTGGATGTTCACAAATTTGCCGTTATCTGATCTAAAAATTCCTCCTTTTTTGGTGTGTCCGTTTCTTCTTCGTCGATAGATTATTTTCACGGTTCTGTTCTATGGTAATAGATCATTCTTTTTGGTTATGTGTTGCTTTTTGGTCGTCCGATTGACCGATCGGTGCTTTGATCGATTCGTTCTCGCCCAATTGCTTGTGGATTCTTGTGAATCTACCTAAAAGATTGCCCTTTTGAGAATTGAATAGATTTTCTGCTTGAGCTAATACTGTTTGATTGATGGGTCATTTGTTTCGTTCCAGGCTCGATGATATTGCAGCCAAGGTCTCGTGGACGCCGTTTGATCATCTGACGGCGGGATATGGCTCAGTTGTTGCAGCATCAGGACTCCAATGCGTTATGCGACAAGAATCACACGGGTTGCGTGTGGAGCGTACTTCAATATTTCGACTACCATCAGCGTCTTCACGCGAACAAGTCCCCGGAAGACACGAATTATGGCGACGCGGAACATGCTGGGAGTACGTACTTGCTCGTGTTTGATTAGTGTCATGTGTTAGTTAACATGGGGGGTGTCAAACTTTGGAATCAATGAACTTTAAGTTTGTCTGGTAGAATAAAGATTGAAATGATATGCAGTGTTTTGGTAGTTGATACTAACGTTGGATGTTCTTTTGGGAGAGAGCTGAAGGAT contains the following coding sequences:
- the LOC103974416 gene encoding probable protein phosphatase 2C 23; this encodes MGNRLVTLAPCFYGDGRPVGAADSASAAAMASEPVDEGLGHSFVYVGPDVPHLANYGSDASSSSRVYHSDEGAATGTTMFRSISGASVSANAATPLSTAPLVLRNELACSSAASFESSSSFASVPLQPRHSGSLSGPIGSDRHYFSSGHLDRGFHSGPIENQRTSCVFSGPLDRLPSSSSSSGHFYRSLSQRLAIRRAARHSRTAPALIRRFTKYLSRTATRFSCVATPRETSTKPEGGRVPNLIANLDSAADPSSNSTTINSSGNDQMSFDCIGDESDSSDGTNGNLHWAQGKAGEDRTHVVVSEEHGWVFVGIYDGFNGPDATDYLLANLYPAIQRELKGLLWDDPQNTRETSTDTSQELDDTCCEEGQQSRRIKRSERSMACDGEASETNRRLKEQPTQSSTGGAVDHRAVLKAISRALRKTEEAYLHMANTMVSANPELALMGSCVLVMLMRGEDVYLMNVGDSCAVLARRAESDLWNLVGQATQDLESIRNETLRYLESYDDGDLLAVQLTLDHSTCNDEEVRRIRNEHPDDPGAIVNNRVKGSLKVTRAFGAGYLKQPKWNNALLGAFKIDYRGTSPYITCNPFLCYHRIGPKDKYLILSSDGLYQYFTNEEVVSQVEMFTATNPDGDPAQYLVEEVLYRAADKAGMEFNQLLDVPQGDRRKYHDDVSIIIISLEGRMWRSCA